A single region of the Nocardioides ochotonae genome encodes:
- a CDS encoding DUF4396 domain-containing protein, which translates to MTHPAHHTHSPAHEHPGGGSRAMALSATLHCLTGCVIGEIAGLVIGTALGLGNGWTLVLAVALAFLFGYMLSTLPLLRAGLGVGAALAVVLAADTLSIATMEVVDNAVMALVPGAMDAGLVNSVFWLAMMLALGVAFLAAYPVNVFLLARGKGHALTHGFHGAATPSGARRLIPVLPSGALAAVIVAFMLGGLLVSAAAELGDEPDASTEDSRQSCEIDAVFHERFG; encoded by the coding sequence ATGACACACCCGGCGCACCACACACACTCCCCGGCTCACGAGCACCCCGGTGGCGGGTCGCGGGCGATGGCGCTGAGCGCCACCCTCCACTGCCTGACCGGCTGCGTGATCGGTGAGATCGCCGGCCTGGTGATCGGCACCGCGCTCGGCCTGGGCAACGGCTGGACGCTGGTGCTGGCGGTCGCGCTGGCGTTCCTGTTCGGCTACATGCTGTCCACGCTGCCGTTGCTGCGCGCCGGCCTGGGCGTCGGTGCGGCGCTCGCGGTCGTGCTCGCCGCCGACACGCTCTCGATCGCGACCATGGAGGTCGTCGACAACGCGGTGATGGCGCTGGTGCCCGGCGCGATGGACGCGGGCCTGGTCAACAGCGTCTTCTGGCTGGCGATGATGCTCGCCCTCGGTGTCGCCTTCCTGGCCGCCTATCCGGTCAACGTGTTCCTGCTCGCGCGCGGGAAGGGCCACGCCCTCACCCACGGCTTCCATGGCGCCGCCACGCCGAGCGGCGCGCGCCGGCTGATCCCGGTGCTGCCGTCCGGCGCGCTCGCCGCCGTGATCGTGGCGTTCATGCTGGGCGGGCTGCTGGTCTCCGCTGCCGCGGAGCTGGGCGACGAGCCCGACGCCTCGACCGAGGACTCGCGGCAGTCCTGCGAGATCGACGCCGTGTTCCACGAGAGGTTCGGGTGA
- a CDS encoding Fpg/Nei family DNA glycosylase, translating into MPELPEVEALALDLRGRLAGRAITKVHVAAFSALKTFDPPLSALEGTLVDDVTRHGKFLDIDASGLHVVLHLARAGWVRWREEVPALPPKASNKSPLAVRIVLDDDTGLDVTEAGTRKSLALYVVRDPADVPGIAALGPDPLSDEFTVEALAEILQREGRKQVKGVLRHQGTIAGIGNAYSDEILHAARMSPYKPANSLDDAELATLYAAVRDTIGAAVERSRGLAASELKGEKKSNLAVHGRTGKPCPVCGDTVREVSFADSSLQYCPTCQTGGKPLADRRMSKLLK; encoded by the coding sequence GTGCCCGAGCTGCCGGAGGTGGAGGCGCTGGCCCTGGACCTGCGGGGCCGGCTGGCCGGGCGCGCCATCACGAAGGTCCACGTGGCCGCGTTCAGCGCGCTGAAGACCTTCGACCCGCCGCTCTCGGCGCTGGAGGGCACGCTCGTCGACGACGTCACCCGGCACGGCAAGTTCCTCGACATCGACGCCTCCGGCCTGCACGTCGTTCTCCACCTGGCCCGCGCCGGGTGGGTGCGCTGGCGCGAGGAGGTGCCGGCGCTGCCGCCCAAGGCCAGCAACAAGTCGCCGCTCGCGGTGCGCATCGTGCTCGACGACGACACCGGCCTCGACGTCACCGAGGCCGGCACCCGCAAGAGCCTGGCGCTGTACGTCGTGCGCGACCCCGCCGACGTACCCGGCATCGCCGCGCTCGGCCCGGACCCGCTCAGCGACGAGTTCACCGTCGAGGCGCTCGCGGAGATCCTGCAGCGCGAGGGCCGCAAGCAGGTCAAGGGCGTGCTGCGCCACCAGGGCACGATCGCCGGCATCGGCAACGCCTACTCCGATGAGATCCTGCACGCCGCGCGGATGTCGCCGTACAAGCCGGCCAACAGCCTCGACGACGCCGAGCTCGCCACGCTGTACGCCGCGGTGCGCGACACCATCGGCGCCGCCGTCGAGCGCTCCCGGGGCCTGGCCGCGAGCGAGCTGAAGGGCGAGAAGAAGAGCAACCTCGCCGTCCACGGCCGCACCGGCAAGCCCTGCCCGGTGTGCGGCGACACGGTGCGCGAGGTCTCCTTCGCCGACTCCTCGCTGCAGTACTGCCCCACCTGCCAGACCGGCGGCAAGCCGCTCGCCGACCGGCGGATGTCGAAGCTGCTCAAGTAG
- a CDS encoding ATP-binding protein, which translates to MDPIRNPYAPGAGQRPPELAGRDDQVRAFDVVLERVARGRPERSLVLTGLRGVGKTVLLNALRSQAVRKGWGTGKLEARPEQGLRRPLSSALHQAVRELGHPVGEESDHVLGVLRAFAQREAGPGAKLREQWSPGIDVPPARGRADSGDIEIDLVELFTDLGGLAGDTGRGIAVFIDEMQDLGPDDVSALCAACHELSQSGLPVIVVGAGLPHLPAVLSASKSYSERLFSYQRIDRLAREEADRALSSPAMEEDAVYTEGALEAMYAATGGYPYFIQAYGKAVWDHAPRSPITAEDVAVAAPEAERELAVGFFGSRYERATPGERDYLRAMADAAGEDADVVGSVATADVAGVLGKRPQSLSPARDALLKKGLIYSGERGRIAFTVPHFGRYLREQA; encoded by the coding sequence GTGGACCCGATCAGGAACCCCTACGCCCCCGGCGCCGGCCAGCGCCCGCCCGAGCTGGCCGGTCGCGACGACCAGGTGCGCGCCTTCGACGTCGTCCTGGAGCGGGTCGCGCGGGGGCGCCCGGAGCGCTCGCTGGTGCTGACCGGGCTGCGCGGGGTCGGCAAGACGGTCCTGCTCAACGCGCTGCGCTCCCAGGCGGTCCGCAAGGGCTGGGGGACCGGCAAGCTGGAGGCGCGCCCCGAGCAGGGCCTGCGCCGGCCGCTGTCCTCGGCGCTGCACCAGGCGGTCCGCGAGCTCGGCCACCCGGTGGGCGAGGAGTCCGACCACGTGCTCGGCGTGCTGCGCGCCTTCGCCCAGCGTGAGGCCGGGCCGGGCGCCAAGCTGCGCGAGCAGTGGAGCCCCGGCATCGACGTACCCCCGGCGCGCGGCCGCGCCGACTCCGGCGACATCGAGATCGACCTCGTCGAGCTCTTCACCGACCTCGGCGGGCTGGCCGGCGACACCGGCCGCGGGATCGCGGTGTTCATCGACGAGATGCAGGACCTCGGCCCCGACGACGTCTCCGCGCTCTGCGCGGCGTGCCACGAGCTGAGCCAGTCCGGGCTCCCGGTGATCGTGGTCGGCGCCGGGCTGCCGCACCTGCCGGCGGTGCTCTCGGCCAGCAAGTCCTACTCCGAGCGGCTCTTCTCCTACCAGCGCATCGACCGGCTGGCCCGCGAGGAGGCCGACCGCGCGCTCAGCTCGCCGGCGATGGAGGAGGACGCGGTCTACACCGAGGGCGCGCTCGAGGCGATGTACGCCGCCACCGGCGGCTACCCCTATTTCATCCAGGCCTACGGCAAGGCGGTCTGGGACCACGCCCCGCGCAGCCCGATCACCGCCGAGGACGTCGCGGTCGCCGCGCCCGAGGCCGAGCGCGAGCTGGCGGTGGGCTTCTTCGGCTCCCGCTACGAGCGTGCCACCCCCGGCGAGCGCGACTACCTGCGTGCGATGGCCGACGCGGCCGGCGAGGACGCCGACGTGGTGGGCTCGGTGGCCACCGCCGACGTCGCGGGCGTGCTCGGCAAGCGGCCGCAGTCGCTGTCCCCGGCGCGCGACGCGCTGCTCAAGAAGGGGCTGATCTATTCGGGGGAGCGCGGCCGGATCGCGTTCACCGTGCCCCACTTCGGGCGCTACCTGCGCGAGCAGGCCTGA